From a single Micromonospora carbonacea genomic region:
- the egtB gene encoding ergothioneine biosynthesis protein EgtB — MTTTHELGAEQLRSRIAAELARARARTAGLTEAVDDADLLRQHSPIMSPLVWDLAHVGNQEELWLVRDVGGREPVRRDIDDLYDAFKQPRRDRPALPLLPPAEARAYLATVRDKVHDLLDRVPFTDRPLVADGFAFGMIVQHEQQHDETMLATHQLRVGPPALHAPDPPSPRVRVADEVLVPAGEFTMGTSTDPWALDNERPAHPVRLPAYVIDAAPVTNGRYREFIADGGYDDPRWWSEAGWAHRTKAGLTAPMHWRRDGDGWAYQRFGRWSPVRDDEPVVHVCWYEAQAYAAWAGRRLPTEAEWEKAARWDPATGRSRRYPWGDEEPTAEHANLGQRHLWPAPVGAYPAGASPLGVHQLIGDVWEWTSSPFRGHPGFAAFPYREYSEVFFGDDHRVLRGGSFGTDRAACRGTFRNWDYPIRRQIFSGFRCARDARPDESGR, encoded by the coding sequence GTGACGACCACCCACGAGCTCGGCGCGGAGCAGCTGCGCAGCCGCATCGCCGCCGAGCTGGCGCGCGCCCGGGCCAGGACCGCCGGGCTCACCGAGGCCGTCGACGACGCCGACCTGCTGCGCCAGCACTCGCCGATCATGTCCCCGCTGGTCTGGGACCTCGCCCACGTGGGCAACCAGGAGGAGCTCTGGCTGGTCCGGGACGTCGGCGGGCGCGAGCCCGTCCGCCGGGACATCGACGACCTGTACGACGCGTTCAAGCAGCCCCGCCGCGACCGCCCCGCGCTGCCGTTGCTGCCGCCCGCCGAGGCCCGCGCCTACCTGGCCACCGTGCGGGACAAGGTGCACGACCTGCTCGACCGGGTGCCGTTCACCGACCGGCCGCTGGTCGCCGACGGGTTCGCCTTCGGCATGATCGTCCAGCACGAGCAGCAGCACGACGAGACGATGCTCGCCACCCACCAGCTGCGCGTCGGCCCGCCGGCGCTGCACGCCCCGGACCCGCCGTCGCCGCGCGTGCGGGTGGCCGACGAGGTCCTGGTCCCGGCCGGGGAGTTCACCATGGGCACCTCCACCGACCCGTGGGCGCTGGACAACGAGCGCCCCGCGCACCCGGTGCGGTTGCCCGCGTACGTCATCGACGCCGCACCCGTCACCAACGGCCGCTACCGCGAGTTCATCGCCGACGGCGGGTACGACGACCCGCGCTGGTGGAGCGAGGCCGGCTGGGCGCACCGCACGAAGGCCGGGCTGACCGCCCCGATGCACTGGCGGCGCGACGGCGACGGCTGGGCGTACCAGCGGTTCGGCCGGTGGTCGCCGGTGCGCGACGACGAGCCGGTGGTGCACGTGTGCTGGTACGAGGCGCAGGCGTACGCGGCCTGGGCCGGCAGGCGGCTGCCCACCGAGGCGGAGTGGGAGAAGGCGGCCCGCTGGGATCCGGCCACCGGCCGGTCCCGCCGCTACCCGTGGGGCGACGAGGAGCCGACCGCCGAGCACGCGAACCTCGGGCAGCGGCACCTGTGGCCCGCGCCGGTGGGCGCGTACCCGGCCGGGGCGTCACCGCTGGGCGTGCACCAGCTGATCGGCGACGTGTGGGAGTGGACGTCCAGCCCGTTCCGGGGGCACCCGGGGTTCGCCGCGTTCCCCTACCGGGAGTACTCGGAGGTGTTCTTCGGCGACGACCACCGGGTGCTGCGCGGCGGCTCCTTCGGCACCGACCGGGCCGCCTGCCGGGGGACGTTCCGCAACTGGGACTACCCGATCCGGCGGCAGATCTTCAGCGGCTTCCGCTGCGCCCGCGACGCCCGACCCGACGAGTCGGGCCGGTGA
- the egtC gene encoding ergothioneine biosynthesis protein EgtC, with product MCRHLAYVGPPVILRALLYDPPHSLVRQSWAPRDMRGGGTVNADGFGVGWYPPGGGEPVRYRRGTPIWGDATLPGLAAATTSGAVLAAVRSATVGMPVLDTAAAPFAEGPWLFSHNGVVRGWPDAVAALAGRLPVRDLLTLDAPTDSALLWALVRHRLRAGEDPARAVAATVAEVAAAAPGSRLNLLLTDGRTVVATAVGHALSLRRSPGAALLASEPHDDDPGWQAVPDGRLVVATAAGARVDALPAG from the coding sequence ATGTGCCGGCACCTGGCGTACGTCGGGCCGCCGGTGATCCTGCGCGCCCTGCTGTACGACCCGCCGCACTCCCTGGTGCGGCAGTCCTGGGCACCCCGGGACATGCGGGGCGGCGGGACCGTCAACGCCGACGGCTTCGGCGTCGGCTGGTACCCGCCCGGCGGCGGCGAGCCGGTGCGCTACCGGCGCGGCACGCCGATCTGGGGCGACGCCACCCTGCCGGGGCTGGCGGCGGCGACCACCAGCGGCGCGGTGCTGGCGGCCGTTCGGTCCGCCACGGTCGGCATGCCGGTGCTCGACACCGCCGCCGCCCCGTTCGCCGAGGGGCCGTGGCTGTTCAGCCACAACGGGGTGGTGCGCGGCTGGCCCGACGCGGTGGCCGCGCTCGCCGGCCGGCTGCCCGTACGCGACCTGCTGACCCTCGACGCGCCGACCGACTCCGCGCTGCTGTGGGCCCTGGTGCGGCACCGGCTGCGGGCGGGCGAGGACCCGGCGCGGGCGGTCGCCGCCACGGTGGCCGAGGTCGCGGCGGCGGCCCCCGGGTCCCGGCTCAACCTGCTGCTCACCGACGGGCGCACCGTCGTGGCCACCGCCGTCGGCCACGCCCTGTCGCTGCGGCGGTCCCCGGGCGCGGCGCTGCTGGCCTCGGAACCGCACGACGACGACCCCGGCTGGCAGGCGGTGCCGGACGGGCGGCTGGTGGTGGCCACGGCGGCGGGGGCGCGCGTCGACGCGCTGCCCGCCGGCTGA
- the egtD gene encoding L-histidine N(alpha)-methyltransferase: MSAEPLEIYLEEQDLGRSLRDDVRTGLTARPKWLPPKWFYDARGSELFEEITRLPEYYPTRAERSVLARRAGDVAELTGAKTLIELGSGSSEKTRLLLDAFTRRGGLGTFVPLDVSVSALRQSTEQIATDYPGLRVRGIVGDFTRHLDRLPTGGRRLVIFLGGTIGNLLPAERAGFLAAMRASLEPGDWLLIGTDLVKDPSIVVPAYDDAAGVTAEFNRNVLRVVNRELGADFDPEAFAHVALWDPEQEWIEMRLRAERPVRARVLDLDVEFAAGEELRTEVSAKFRPAGIAGELAAAGFTAREFWTDADGLFGVTLARAD; this comes from the coding sequence ATGAGCGCGGAACCGCTGGAGATCTACCTGGAGGAGCAGGACCTGGGCCGGAGCCTGCGCGACGACGTCCGCACGGGGCTGACCGCGCGGCCGAAGTGGCTGCCGCCGAAGTGGTTCTACGACGCGCGGGGCAGCGAGCTGTTCGAGGAGATCACCCGCCTGCCGGAGTACTACCCGACCCGGGCCGAGCGGTCGGTGCTGGCACGGCGGGCCGGCGACGTCGCCGAGCTGACCGGGGCCAAGACCCTGATCGAGCTGGGCTCCGGCTCGTCGGAGAAGACCCGGCTGCTGCTGGACGCGTTCACCCGGCGCGGCGGGCTGGGCACGTTCGTGCCACTGGACGTCTCGGTCAGCGCCCTGCGGCAGTCCACCGAGCAGATCGCCACCGACTATCCCGGCCTGCGCGTACGCGGCATCGTCGGTGACTTCACCCGCCACCTCGACCGGCTGCCCACCGGTGGCCGGCGACTGGTGATCTTCCTCGGCGGCACGATCGGCAACCTGCTGCCGGCCGAGCGGGCCGGCTTCCTCGCCGCCATGCGTGCGTCCCTGGAGCCCGGTGACTGGCTGCTGATCGGCACCGACCTGGTCAAGGACCCGTCGATCGTCGTCCCCGCCTACGACGACGCCGCCGGGGTGACCGCCGAGTTCAACCGCAACGTGCTACGGGTGGTCAACCGGGAGCTGGGCGCCGACTTCGACCCGGAGGCGTTCGCGCACGTCGCGCTCTGGGACCCAGAGCAGGAGTGGATCGAGATGCGGCTGCGGGCCGAGCGGCCGGTCCGGGCCCGGGTGCTCGACCTCGACGTGGAGTTCGCCGCCGGGGAGGAGCTGCGGACGGAGGTGTCGGCCAAGTTCCGCCCGGCGGGCATCGCCGGGGAGCTCGCGGCCGCCGGCTTCACCGCCCGGGAGTTCTGGACCGACGCCGACGGGCTGTTCGGCGTCACCCTGGCCCGCGCCGACTGA
- a CDS encoding TMEM165/GDT1 family protein, producing MEGFLVALAVSFGVIFVAELGDKSQLMALTFATRFKPIPVLVGITVATAVVHLASVAIGYGLGAALPTGWISLVAGLAFLGFGVWTLRGDKLTEEEKRKAERGGRSAVVAVGVAFFLAELGDKTMLATITLATKYGWFGTWLGSTLGMVAADALAILVGRLLGRHLPERTIRYGAAILFAICGLWLIFEAVAEL from the coding sequence ATGGAAGGTTTCCTCGTCGCGCTGGCGGTCAGCTTCGGCGTCATCTTCGTCGCCGAGCTGGGCGACAAGTCCCAGCTGATGGCGCTCACGTTCGCCACCCGGTTCAAACCGATCCCGGTGCTCGTCGGCATCACGGTCGCCACCGCCGTCGTCCACCTGGCCTCGGTCGCCATCGGCTACGGGTTGGGCGCCGCCCTGCCCACCGGCTGGATCTCGCTGGTCGCCGGCCTCGCGTTCCTCGGCTTCGGCGTCTGGACGCTGCGCGGGGACAAACTCACCGAGGAGGAGAAGCGCAAGGCCGAGCGCGGCGGCAGGTCGGCCGTCGTCGCGGTGGGCGTGGCGTTCTTCCTCGCCGAGCTGGGCGACAAGACGATGCTCGCCACCATCACCCTCGCCACCAAGTACGGCTGGTTCGGCACCTGGCTCGGCTCCACCCTCGGCATGGTGGCCGCCGACGCGCTGGCGATCCTGGTCGGGCGGCTGCTCGGGCGGCACCTGCCCGAGCGCACCATCCGCTACGGCGCGGCGATCCTCTTCGCCATCTGCGGCCTCTGGCTGATCTTCGAGGCCGTCGCCGAGCTCTGA
- a CDS encoding DUF1622 domain-containing protein translates to MSWDDILRTGDHLAVAVVEVAGAAVIFVGAVWAALRFVVEGLRHRSAAVFTPIRLTLGRFLTLGLEFQLAADILRTAVSPTFDQIGKLAAIAAIRTALNFFLRREIAQEKRQIDPDRPADPAAEPSRAARPGAPASSAAAPEPGGPS, encoded by the coding sequence GTGAGCTGGGACGACATCCTGCGTACCGGCGACCACCTGGCGGTCGCCGTCGTGGAGGTCGCCGGCGCGGCGGTCATCTTCGTCGGCGCGGTCTGGGCGGCGCTGCGGTTCGTGGTCGAGGGGCTGCGGCACCGCAGCGCCGCCGTCTTCACCCCGATCCGGTTGACCCTCGGCCGGTTCCTCACCCTCGGGCTGGAGTTCCAGCTCGCCGCGGACATCCTGCGTACCGCCGTGTCGCCGACCTTCGACCAGATCGGCAAGCTGGCGGCGATCGCCGCCATCCGGACGGCGTTGAACTTCTTCCTCCGGCGCGAGATCGCCCAGGAGAAGCGCCAGATCGACCCCGACCGGCCGGCGGACCCGGCGGCGGAGCCGTCCCGCGCGGCGCGGCCGGGGGCCCCGGCGTCGTCCGCCGCGGCCCCGGAGCCCGGGGGCCCGTCGTGA
- a CDS encoding polysaccharide biosynthesis tyrosine autokinase: MDVRDFLRTVRRSWWVVLLSVMVGLAVAALVTVRTEPRYAASVTFFVTTPNQGVTDAYQGNVFMQQRVKSYADLLQSDRLAQSVVGKTPLGLTAEEVQARVSAAALPDTVLLRGTVTDTDATRALRLTEAITTQFVDLVKEVESAGEGRTPPVKVEVISGPRVDSSPVSPNPARNLTLGALGGLLGGIALALLRTRLDTRLRDSVALQRATGSPLLGEIPFDAAARTAPLIVGDAATSPRAEAVRKLRTNLRFVDVHEPARVIAVTSALQGEGKTTLSCNLAIALAEAGWRVALVDADLRRPKVAEYLGMEAGVGLTDVLLGDVSVGDVVQRWGDKSLLVLPAGSAPPNPSELLGSKAMADLLLVLRESADIVVIDTAPLRTVTDGVVVAVQADGALMVSRYGRTDRGQVGAAAQALQAVSVRLLGCVLNMAKLGRAETYQYESYRVEVPAGPAAAPPSHADAAPAARNGAYPGPEQTIPDPTQELTRLPR, encoded by the coding sequence ATGGACGTTCGCGATTTCCTCCGGACCGTCCGGCGTAGCTGGTGGGTGGTCCTGCTCTCCGTCATGGTGGGCCTCGCGGTCGCCGCGCTGGTCACGGTCCGGACCGAGCCCCGCTACGCGGCCTCGGTGACCTTCTTCGTCACCACCCCCAACCAGGGCGTCACCGACGCCTACCAGGGCAACGTCTTCATGCAGCAACGCGTCAAGTCGTACGCCGACCTGTTGCAGAGCGACCGGCTGGCGCAGAGTGTCGTCGGCAAGACCCCGCTCGGGCTGACCGCCGAGGAGGTGCAGGCGCGCGTCAGCGCCGCCGCCCTCCCCGACACCGTCCTGCTGCGCGGCACCGTCACCGACACCGACGCCACCCGCGCGCTGCGGCTGACCGAGGCGATCACCACCCAGTTCGTCGACCTGGTCAAGGAGGTGGAGTCCGCCGGGGAGGGGCGAACCCCGCCGGTCAAGGTCGAGGTGATCAGCGGCCCCCGGGTCGACTCCAGCCCGGTGTCGCCCAACCCGGCCCGCAACCTGACCCTCGGCGCGCTCGGCGGCCTGCTCGGCGGCATCGCCCTGGCGCTGTTGCGGACGCGGCTGGACACCCGGCTGCGGGACTCGGTCGCCCTCCAGCGCGCCACCGGCAGCCCGCTGCTCGGTGAGATCCCGTTCGACGCCGCCGCCCGCACCGCGCCGCTGATCGTCGGCGACGCGGCCACCTCCCCCCGGGCCGAGGCGGTACGCAAGCTGCGGACCAACCTGCGCTTCGTCGACGTGCACGAGCCCGCCCGGGTGATCGCGGTGACCAGCGCGTTGCAGGGGGAGGGGAAGACCACCCTGTCCTGCAACCTCGCCATCGCCCTCGCGGAGGCCGGCTGGCGGGTCGCCCTGGTCGACGCGGACCTGCGCCGGCCCAAGGTGGCCGAGTACCTGGGCATGGAGGCCGGGGTGGGGCTGACCGACGTCCTGCTCGGCGACGTCAGCGTGGGCGACGTGGTGCAGCGGTGGGGCGACAAGTCCCTGCTCGTGCTGCCCGCCGGCTCGGCGCCGCCCAACCCCAGCGAGCTGCTCGGCTCGAAGGCGATGGCGGACCTGCTGCTGGTGCTGCGGGAGTCGGCGGACATCGTGGTCATCGACACCGCGCCGCTGCGCACCGTCACCGACGGCGTGGTCGTCGCCGTCCAGGCCGACGGGGCCCTGATGGTCAGCCGCTACGGCCGCACCGACCGTGGTCAGGTCGGCGCCGCCGCGCAGGCGCTCCAGGCGGTCTCCGTGCGGCTGCTCGGCTGCGTGCTGAACATGGCCAAGCTCGGCCGCGCCGAGACCTACCAGTACGAGAGCTACCGGGTGGAGGTGCCGGCCGGACCGGCCGCCGCGCCGCCGAGCCACGCCGACGCCGCGCCGGCCGCCCGCAACGGGGCGTACCCCGGCCCCGAGCAGACGATCCCGGACCCGACGCAGGAACTCACCCGGCTGCCTCGATGA
- a CDS encoding arsenate reductase/protein-tyrosine-phosphatase family protein: MADRILFVCHANLCRSPMAEFLAAQLMAKLPVEVASAGTDAVDGRPMHPYAAEVAAETGRDPAGFRSRALTTAHLADAALVLTSTRRQRSACVSRLPAALHRTFTLRQFGRLAGAAGAPDGADVGALRAAVRAAALARGLLQPATPDEDDLLDPIGGRPADFRRCAQEIERSLAPVAALIEAAG, encoded by the coding sequence ATGGCCGACCGCATCCTGTTCGTCTGCCACGCCAACCTGTGCCGCTCGCCCATGGCCGAGTTCCTGGCCGCGCAGCTCATGGCGAAGCTGCCGGTCGAGGTGGCCAGCGCCGGCACCGACGCGGTCGACGGCCGGCCGATGCACCCGTACGCGGCCGAGGTGGCCGCCGAGACGGGGCGCGACCCGGCCGGTTTCCGCAGCCGGGCGCTGACCACCGCCCACCTGGCCGATGCCGCGCTGGTGCTGACCTCCACCCGACGCCAGCGGTCGGCCTGCGTCTCGCGCCTGCCCGCCGCCCTGCACCGCACCTTCACCCTGCGGCAGTTCGGGCGGCTCGCCGGGGCGGCCGGGGCGCCGGACGGCGCGGACGTCGGCGCCCTGCGGGCGGCGGTGCGGGCCGCGGCCCTGGCCCGGGGGCTCCTGCAACCGGCCACCCCGGACGAGGACGACCTGCTCGACCCGATCGGCGGCAGGCCAGCCGACTTCCGGCGCTGCGCGCAGGAGATCGAGCGGTCGCTGGCACCGGTTGCGGCGCTCATCGAGGCAGCCGGGTGA
- a CDS encoding glycosyltransferase family 4 protein, producing MRIGILSYHFPPEPAFVPGSLAEQLAARGHEVRVLTGFPDYPGGQVYPGWRQRWRYETRSERLTVRRVPRWSAGDASVRARLAGWLSFAASAGTIGRGHLAGVDVLYVHQLPAATFAAAGLLRLLGAVPTVLHVQDVHPELEAQGATPTPWSARVAAATRWLYRSADLVAVAAPGMRDLVVAGGADAGRVRLVLNWTDERLFHPAEPTREARRLVRGDGRCVVMHAGTIGARHGLDTAVRAAAPLRGTMDLVLVGSGPDEERVRRLAGELGTDNVRFVARRSPLEMADLYAAADYQLVMLRDLPELRGTVPGKLQAAFGCASPVVASAGGDTVEIVERARAGLSCPPEDWATLADRFWLAATIPSAARVEMGRRGREAYLRDMSLRGGVDEVERLLQEAVAARRVRRPAERVRRSEPRA from the coding sequence GTGAGGATCGGCATCCTGTCCTACCACTTCCCGCCCGAGCCGGCCTTCGTCCCCGGCAGCCTCGCCGAGCAGCTGGCCGCGCGCGGCCACGAGGTCCGCGTCCTGACCGGCTTCCCCGACTATCCCGGTGGCCAGGTCTATCCGGGCTGGCGGCAGCGGTGGCGGTACGAGACCCGCAGCGAGCGGCTCACGGTGCGGCGGGTGCCGCGCTGGTCGGCCGGGGACGCCTCCGTGCGCGCCCGCCTGGCGGGGTGGCTCTCCTTCGCCGCGAGCGCCGGCACGATCGGCCGGGGCCACCTGGCCGGCGTCGACGTGCTCTACGTGCACCAGCTTCCCGCCGCGACCTTCGCGGCGGCCGGCCTGCTGCGGCTGCTGGGCGCGGTGCCGACGGTGCTGCACGTGCAGGACGTCCACCCGGAGCTGGAGGCCCAGGGCGCGACGCCGACCCCCTGGTCCGCCCGGGTGGCCGCCGCGACCCGGTGGCTCTACCGCTCGGCCGACCTCGTCGCGGTCGCCGCGCCCGGCATGCGCGACCTGGTGGTCGCCGGCGGCGCCGATGCGGGGCGGGTGCGGCTGGTGCTCAACTGGACCGACGAGCGGCTGTTCCATCCGGCCGAGCCGACCCGGGAGGCGCGCCGCCTCGTCCGGGGCGACGGCCGCTGCGTGGTGATGCACGCCGGCACCATCGGCGCCCGGCACGGGCTGGACACGGCGGTGCGCGCCGCCGCGCCGCTGCGCGGCACGATGGACCTGGTCCTGGTCGGTTCGGGCCCGGACGAGGAGCGGGTCCGGCGGCTCGCCGGGGAGCTGGGCACCGACAACGTCCGGTTCGTCGCGCGGCGCTCGCCGCTGGAGATGGCCGACCTGTACGCCGCCGCCGACTACCAGCTGGTGATGCTGCGCGACCTGCCGGAACTGCGTGGGACGGTCCCCGGCAAGCTGCAGGCCGCGTTCGGCTGCGCGTCGCCGGTGGTGGCGTCGGCGGGCGGCGACACCGTCGAGATCGTGGAGCGCGCCCGGGCCGGGCTCTCCTGCCCGCCGGAGGACTGGGCGACGCTGGCCGACCGCTTCTGGCTGGCCGCCACCATCCCGTCGGCGGCCCGGGTGGAGATGGGCCGCCGCGGCCGCGAGGCGTACCTGCGCGACATGTCGCTGCGCGGCGGGGTCGACGAGGTCGAGCGGCTGCTCCAGGAGGCGGTCGCGGCGCGGCGCGTGCGCCGCCCCGCCGAGCGGGTCCGCCGTTCGGAACCCCGGGCCTAA
- a CDS encoding DUF4012 domain-containing protein, with amino-acid sequence MSETEQPRHRGRRTRRRARARARRALLAGLVVGSLALLSVGWVGFRGWQARTHLLNAAALAQQLSSEVVGADTERAQRTLSALQVQAGAARDATDDPGWWAGQHAPFAGDDLTAVRQIAVAIDDLAREAFPTLLRTDLSTLLPGKGRLDVRRLKAVAAELTATNQVVQRTHARLAAVAGETLVEPVRDAVVELRTQLDQLATLTRAADGAARLLPPLLGAAGPRSYLMVSQNPAELRATGGMFGAYAVIEARDGQLRMGTQGTSAQLGLFDPPLKLKPEIRNLYTDLPGMYPADVNLTPHFPTAAALFRQMYRKRTGETVDGVLAVDPVVLSYLLKVTGPVPVPGHTTLVGDKAVRTLLSDAYQRMDAEEQDQFFAASATAAFDTFFTREVDPRAYLSALDRAITERRVLFWSAHPEEQRVIEANRLAGSLPEKEDVPTVGVFLNDGSGAKLGYYLRPAATLTVGQCRPDGRRELRLRFTLHSTAPQRGLSTSVLGLGLAGDPYTARTLVSVYSPAGGAVLRTRLDGEEVAVGSGTERRRQVVVANVEVRPGGTRTVEVDVLTGRNGSASDEAELWLTPTATPWTTHIDSAPHCD; translated from the coding sequence TTGAGTGAGACCGAGCAGCCCCGCCACCGAGGGCGACGGACCCGGCGGCGCGCCAGGGCCCGGGCCCGTCGCGCCTTGCTCGCCGGCCTGGTCGTCGGTTCGCTGGCGCTGCTGAGCGTCGGCTGGGTGGGTTTCCGGGGCTGGCAGGCCCGCACCCACCTGCTCAACGCCGCGGCCCTGGCCCAGCAGCTCAGCTCCGAGGTGGTGGGAGCCGACACCGAGCGGGCCCAGCGCACCCTCTCGGCCCTGCAGGTGCAGGCCGGCGCGGCGCGGGACGCCACCGACGACCCGGGCTGGTGGGCCGGGCAGCACGCCCCGTTCGCCGGGGACGACCTGACCGCGGTGCGGCAGATCGCGGTGGCGATCGACGACCTCGCCCGGGAGGCGTTCCCCACCCTGCTGCGCACCGACCTGTCGACCCTGCTGCCCGGCAAGGGACGGCTGGACGTGCGCCGGCTGAAGGCCGTCGCGGCGGAGCTCACCGCCACCAACCAGGTGGTCCAGCGCACCCACGCCCGCCTCGCCGCCGTGGCCGGCGAAACCCTGGTCGAGCCGGTACGCGACGCCGTGGTCGAACTGCGTACGCAGCTCGACCAGCTGGCCACGCTCACCCGGGCCGCCGACGGCGCCGCCCGGCTGCTGCCGCCCCTGCTCGGCGCGGCCGGCCCGCGCAGCTACCTGATGGTGTCGCAGAACCCGGCGGAGCTGCGCGCCACCGGCGGCATGTTCGGCGCGTACGCCGTGATCGAGGCCAGGGACGGCCAGCTCCGGATGGGCACCCAGGGCACCAGCGCCCAGCTGGGCCTGTTCGACCCGCCCCTGAAGCTCAAGCCGGAGATCCGCAACCTCTACACCGACCTGCCCGGCATGTACCCGGCGGACGTCAACCTGACCCCGCACTTCCCGACCGCCGCCGCGCTGTTCCGCCAGATGTACCGCAAGCGCACCGGCGAGACCGTCGACGGCGTCCTCGCCGTCGACCCGGTGGTGCTGTCCTACCTGCTCAAGGTCACCGGCCCCGTGCCGGTGCCGGGCCACACCACCCTGGTCGGCGACAAGGCGGTGCGGACCCTGCTCTCCGACGCCTACCAGCGGATGGACGCGGAGGAGCAGGACCAGTTCTTCGCCGCCTCGGCGACCGCCGCCTTCGACACCTTCTTCACCCGCGAGGTGGACCCCCGGGCCTACCTGTCCGCGCTGGACCGGGCCATCACGGAACGGCGGGTGCTGTTCTGGAGCGCCCACCCGGAGGAACAGCGGGTCATCGAGGCCAACCGGCTCGCCGGCTCGCTGCCGGAGAAGGAGGACGTGCCCACCGTCGGCGTGTTCCTCAACGACGGCAGCGGCGCGAAGCTCGGCTACTACCTGCGGCCGGCGGCGACGCTGACCGTCGGGCAGTGCCGCCCCGACGGCCGCCGCGAGCTGCGGCTGCGCTTCACGCTGCACTCGACCGCCCCGCAGCGCGGGCTGTCGACGTCGGTGCTCGGCCTCGGCCTCGCCGGTGACCCCTACACCGCCCGCACGCTCGTCTCCGTCTACAGCCCGGCCGGCGGCGCGGTGCTGCGCACCCGGCTCGACGGCGAGGAGGTGGCCGTCGGCAGCGGCACCGAGCGCCGCCGGCAGGTCGTCGTCGCCAACGTCGAGGTGCGCCCCGGCGGCACCCGGACCGTCGAGGTCGACGTGCTGACCGGCAGGAACGGCAGTGCCAGCGACGAAGCCGAGCTCTGGCTCACCCCGACCGCCACCCCATGGACCACCCACATTGATTCCGCACCACACTGCGATTAG
- a CDS encoding MFS transporter, which yields MSRPAGRVDDRRRWQALGVGLVAAFMTLLDVSIVNVAVPSIDRALGATPSDLQWVLSGYALTFGLVLVPAGRFGDARGRRTAFVVGIALFTLTSALAGLSRSPGWLVAARLLQGVAAGIVNPQVTGLIQQLFRGPERGRPFGLLGATIGVSTAVGPLLGGLLIQAGGEQDGWRWVFFVNVPVGIVAIVLGWRLLPTQPAEAAETAGAAQGRRLDPVGVLLLGVGVVLVLLPLVQREQWHSPWAWLLVPAGLAVLAAFGLWERRYARHGPPLFDLRLFGFRSYALGSLIALLYFGGFTAIFFVLTLYLQNGLGYRPLVAGLAITPFALGSAAASAIGGRIVDRYGRPLVATGLLVVLLGLGAVVFVLRDDPRTSVPLLTAVPLLVAGLGSGLVITPNQTLTLAQVPVPQAGSAAGMLQTGQRIGSAAGIAAVGSVLFSALSDSDGNWAAAVRHALLLAMGIISLGLVAALFDHRHARAGRKAGRHARR from the coding sequence GTGAGCCGGCCGGCGGGCCGGGTCGACGACCGACGCCGGTGGCAGGCGCTCGGGGTCGGCCTGGTCGCGGCGTTCATGACGCTGCTGGACGTGAGCATCGTCAACGTGGCGGTCCCGTCGATCGACCGCGCGCTGGGCGCGACGCCGAGCGACCTGCAGTGGGTGCTGTCCGGCTACGCCCTCACGTTCGGGCTGGTGCTGGTGCCGGCCGGACGGTTCGGCGACGCCCGGGGCCGGCGCACCGCGTTCGTCGTCGGGATCGCCCTGTTCACGCTGACCAGCGCCCTGGCCGGGCTGTCCCGGTCCCCCGGCTGGCTGGTCGCCGCCCGGCTGTTGCAGGGAGTGGCGGCCGGGATCGTCAACCCGCAGGTCACCGGCCTGATCCAGCAGCTCTTCCGGGGCCCCGAACGCGGCCGGCCGTTCGGGCTGCTCGGCGCGACCATCGGCGTCTCCACCGCGGTCGGGCCGCTGCTCGGCGGGCTGCTGATCCAGGCGGGCGGCGAGCAGGACGGCTGGCGGTGGGTCTTCTTCGTCAACGTCCCGGTGGGGATCGTCGCGATCGTCCTCGGCTGGCGGCTGCTGCCGACGCAGCCGGCGGAGGCCGCGGAAACCGCGGGGGCGGCGCAGGGCCGGCGGCTCGACCCGGTCGGGGTGCTGCTGCTCGGCGTCGGGGTCGTGCTCGTGCTGCTGCCGCTGGTGCAGCGGGAGCAGTGGCACAGCCCGTGGGCGTGGCTGCTGGTCCCCGCCGGGCTCGCGGTGCTGGCCGCCTTCGGGCTCTGGGAACGCCGGTACGCCCGGCACGGCCCGCCCCTGTTCGACCTGCGGCTGTTCGGCTTCCGCTCGTACGCCCTGGGCTCGCTGATCGCGCTGCTCTACTTCGGCGGGTTCACCGCGATCTTCTTCGTCCTCACGCTCTACCTGCAGAACGGCCTCGGCTACCGGCCGTTGGTCGCGGGCCTGGCCATCACGCCGTTCGCCCTGGGCTCGGCCGCCGCGTCGGCGATCGGCGGCCGGATCGTCGACCGGTACGGCCGCCCGCTGGTCGCCACCGGCCTGCTGGTCGTGCTGCTCGGTCTGGGCGCGGTGGTGTTCGTGCTGCGCGACGACCCGCGCACGTCGGTGCCGCTGCTGACGGCCGTGCCGCTGCTGGTCGCGGGGCTGGGCAGCGGCCTGGTCATCACGCCCAACCAGACCCTCACCCTGGCCCAGGTGCCGGTGCCGCAGGCGGGCAGCGCCGCCGGCATGCTCCAGACCGGCCAGCGGATCGGCTCGGCGGCCGGCATCGCCGCCGTCGGCTCGGTGCTGTTCTCGGCGCTGTCCGACAGCGACGGCAACTGGGCGGCGGCGGTGCGGCACGCGCTGCTGCTGGCCATGGGGATCATCTCGTTGGGCCTGGTCGCCGCCCTGTTCGACCACCGGCACGCGCGGGCCGGCCGGAAGGCCGGCCGGCACGCGCGGAGGTGA